tagccgccattgtggcgtgtcgatcggcgagcgatcggccagcgcccatttttctttttttttttttttgaaattttttgaaaaactatatatacgtgattttagtttcattttcatttgcaccacttgttttaacgagttttctctctctctaaatttctgtacaaaagcaacatcgagcgatggacaacaacaacgagtccagtccGGCGACGAGCGGATCTTAGACTCTCACGGTACCCGTGGGATCTGGATAGGGCCAGATGGGCGGGTAGATGGGCCAAGGGTTTAACGTCCCTTGGCAACagttgatggggatgatggcggGAGCGCATGGGGGATGTAAGGGGGGATGCAGTGGGGAATGCCGGGCAGGGGGCAGGCAACGCCGGGGTGGGAGGTATGCCCCAGATACAGCGGCGAGATGCTGCaacagatgatggggatgatgccgGTATGGCAGAGGGGGGATGCAGCCCggtatgcatcccgggatgcagggGTCACCGGGGGGGGGGGAGGGCACGGTCTTTCGtccctctcttgattttttgacggcttcgtctcacacgtcgacccaagtggagacgcagttcactggggatgaccttttgtcattgcatgagaTAGGGATCGATATCGGGGAGGCGGACACTCCCGTTCCAGCGGGtcgggccgcgccgaagaagaagaagaccaaGGGGAAGAGCAAAgtggtcggcgagtcgtcgcagcccgCTGTTCATGACACCCCCacgcggaggaagtggacgaaGGATGAGTACGTCGGCGTGGCCAAGGCGTGGTTGTCGATTTGCGgcgatccgctggttgcgaacaactagcggatcgtcaacatgtgggctaaGATTAGAGCAGCCTACAAGAGGAACTGCCCGCATGGAAAGGACTACAacggggaggagtgccggaaggggtgggaacgGATCGGGGTCGACCGATTTTGGGGTTGTACACCAACACCCTCCGCATGCTGACTAGTGCGCAGACTGAGGaggacgcccggaggatagcaGAGAGTCAGTTCCCCTTGCCGGGGActtataaggagttcaccttctggGAATGCTATCTGGTGATGAAGGACTCCAAGAAGTTCCGAGTGGGGTGCGACGCttggtggccgaagaagcgaGGCTGAACTATTCCGGAGATTACAGCGGCAGCAGccggcggatcccacgacctcccccggatgctgaggagtttccgtCCCCTCCATGCTTTGCTCGTTgccctcgcccggttggccaaaagcggacgcaacgggcagcgaggggaggatcccccctatcgccccaggAGGTCATCTCGGCACCCCCCCCCACGCGCGTACACCTTATTCTCGCGTCAAAAAACGGAGGAAcggatgtacaaggtcttccaagcgTGGAGGGCCGcaactgaccccacggagaagaggtttcttcaatcgatgctcgagaacatGCAGGTGGATTTGGATGCCACGAGGGCACTGGTGGGGGGCTcagacgcgggctcagataccccgggtggcggcggcgaggaCATCGACgacgatgaggagtagagagcggcagggctcgtgtgtggaagcccgtttttttttttaaaaaatcatgtattttttttatctatacacttttttttaatgaaatgaatgaattctcccgtatatgtctcgtaaattttatttcgtaatttgtcgtaaatttaattctgtaaatgtagttattttttaattatttttattgcggctagcctatttaattaaaatgctgATGTCGCAGGTGGAATTTTAGTACCGATGATGTAGCAGGAAGAGAGAGTGGCTAAcctgtggctggcctattaccactggagatgctctaagaaaaatatcatcttttgttgaaaaatatgaacaatttGCTACCATAATTTCACCAGGCAGATCAAAACTCCATACTAACATGTCTTTtgcaaatttcaaaaatcgCTTTCAAAAACTAgaattttaccaaatttcatgtattttcgatatataccAGTAtgatattaaaagaaataaatttgatgatCGTAAAAACATCACAAAGCTTCTAACGAAAatctataataaattataaacgaACCgcaaaaaaagtagaaaatccATTTAAAACAGCAAGAGCCCGACGGCGGCAGTGGCGGCAGCGACGGAGAGCTTGATGGAGGAGGCGCCGTCTGTGGGTGGTGTATCAGCTGGCACCTCATCGGAATTGCCCGGAGCAGGTGATATATCCTCAGAAGGGCCAGGCGCCGCCGAGGCCTCCGGAGAAGCGGCGGAGGTTTTATTGGGCCTGGCGGCCGCCTTCGGGGCTCCGTGAGGGGCCGCCTTCGGGACTGCATTGGGGGCCGCCTTCGGTGCTGCATGAGGGATTGGAGGCATCGCTTTTTTGGCTGCCGGAATGGGAGCTGCTCCAGGGCCGGGCTTTGCCGGAGAGGTGGTCGGCGATGATGATGGCCGAGAtgtggcggcggcggaggcaaataaaaatgttagCGCAAGAGCAAGTGCAACCGCTTGGGGTGCCATCTTATGTGAATTTGttggtgttttttttcttgcaaGATTTTGTGTAGTGTGATTAATTGAGAGTATTTGGGAAGGATTGATTCAAATATTAGGAATTGAGGGATATGAGAAGAAAGTTTGTGATCAAATATTAAGGCTTCATTTATATCTAGTGAGATATGTGATTGTTTTTTGCCGGATAATTTGCTGAGGTACAAGTTGATCTAATTCACCTACTTTATCGGTGAGTGTCAAATTTTTATgttgtatatatagtactcctagtgcaattgaattttttatttaaatctctTGTACTTACATTGGGAATTTGGGATGATTTGGTAACATGGCTGGCCGAGTTAATAAGAGGTATTCGTTCAATGACtgaaaataattctttttgtTGTACTAAAaaacttgattttttatttgaatctCTTGTATATTAGGCTCGGCtaatcaaaatcaacaactccGTCACATAAATTTGATCACATGTTAGATTTAATTGAGAATTCCGATCATGAGGTATTGTTGGGATAGTTTcataacaaatgacaaatAGTTTTGAGACATTCCAAAACCTTTTCCCCTAAACCTTTTCTATACCTCTCACCACCATATATCCACACGAATTTTACAACAAGTACAACAGAGATT
The genomic region above belongs to Salvia hispanica cultivar TCC Black 2014 chromosome 3, UniMelb_Shisp_WGS_1.0, whole genome shotgun sequence and contains:
- the LOC125209156 gene encoding nematocyst expressed protein 3-like, with protein sequence MAPQAVALALALTFLFASAAATSRPSSSPTTSPAKPGPGAAPIPAAKKAMPPIPHAAPKAAPNAVPKAAPHGAPKAAARPNKTSAASPEASAAPGPSEDISPAPGNSDEVPADTPPTDGASSIKLSVAAATAAVGLLLF